Proteins found in one Lusitaniella coriacea LEGE 07157 genomic segment:
- a CDS encoding PD-(D/E)XK nuclease family protein: MQLSSLWITGSTRSGKTTRLVEEFSRWVRQQPLPKRAATLTPSLLVLAANNENRRTLSDRMARAVAGSYPTLCKTPLGFISDEVMLFWPLLFETLKVKAQFPLRLRPETEQDLAERLWRDRLDRVTLQSTGVKESRFVRQTLDLLQLAGASMTPTELIPRLLALGCLGDDGEIALDANLGSVGQLRGELLLEWQQWCLDRGLLSYGTIYELYWRDLLPNPTYQGHLTRRYSAIFADDVDDYPAIARDFIELLLDRGATGTFTYNPDGKIRLGLNADPDYLSKLAQRCRVELLLDAPSPALSPASLKSEIEQAIFDPVALFSLPPSIQSIQTTSRAALLRQTAETIARAIASGEIEPKEIAIIAPGLDPIARYTLLELLGSQNVPVEALNEQRPLISSPLIRALLTLLALIYPGLGRFAERDRVAEMLAILSNSTNAFPDAIDPVRAGLLADYCYRWDGEAPCLNPSTTFARWDRLGHQATTAYEALRTWIEREKVLRQEKDLGAIALLDRAIEYFFAKGTTLPFEQLDPLRELIETAQHFWEVERRLRQNEPMSPATPNSVGQFIQLLRQGTITANAYPLDTLGAIEPNTVTLATIFQYRSSRRSHRWHFWLDASSHLWQMGGAATLFAAPIFLKNWLGEPRTPDDRIREERDRLGRILRDLLGRAQERIYLCHSDLAVNGTEHTGLLLPLVYAARSATPSLASTP; this comes from the coding sequence GTGCAACTTTCGTCACTTTGGATTACTGGATCGACCCGCAGTGGCAAGACAACTCGTTTAGTTGAAGAATTTAGTCGGTGGGTTCGACAACAACCATTGCCAAAACGCGCGGCAACCTTAACTCCCTCTCTCCTCGTCCTGGCTGCTAATAATGAGAATCGGCGAACCCTCTCAGATCGCATGGCACGGGCTGTGGCAGGGAGCTATCCCACTCTTTGTAAAACGCCTTTGGGGTTTATTAGCGATGAGGTGATGCTCTTTTGGCCCTTGCTGTTCGAGACGTTGAAGGTTAAGGCTCAGTTTCCTTTGCGCCTGCGTCCGGAAACCGAACAGGACTTAGCCGAACGATTGTGGCGAGATCGCCTCGATCGCGTCACTTTACAATCTACTGGCGTTAAAGAGTCGCGTTTTGTGCGCCAAACCCTCGATCTCCTGCAACTTGCAGGTGCGAGCATGACCCCAACAGAACTGATTCCTCGCCTCTTGGCGTTGGGGTGTTTGGGGGATGATGGGGAAATCGCTCTAGATGCCAATCTAGGGTCAGTGGGACAGCTTCGGGGAGAACTGTTGTTGGAGTGGCAGCAGTGGTGCTTGGATCGAGGATTGCTCAGTTACGGCACGATCTACGAGTTGTATTGGCGGGATTTGTTACCGAACCCGACCTATCAAGGGCATTTAACGCGCCGCTATTCGGCAATTTTTGCGGACGATGTGGATGATTATCCCGCGATCGCGCGCGACTTTATCGAACTCCTTCTCGATCGCGGCGCAACCGGAACCTTTACCTATAATCCCGATGGGAAAATTCGCTTGGGACTCAATGCCGATCCCGATTATTTGTCGAAGTTAGCTCAACGCTGTCGCGTCGAATTGCTGCTGGATGCCCCTTCGCCTGCACTGTCTCCAGCTTCCCTTAAAAGCGAGATCGAACAAGCCATTTTCGATCCCGTTGCCCTCTTTTCCTTACCCCCTTCGATCCAATCGATTCAAACCACCTCCCGCGCGGCACTGCTTCGGCAAACCGCAGAGACGATCGCCCGCGCGATCGCGTCCGGGGAAATCGAACCGAAAGAGATCGCAATTATCGCCCCCGGATTAGACCCCATCGCCCGCTATACTTTGCTCGAACTCCTGGGCAGCCAGAACGTTCCTGTCGAAGCCCTCAACGAACAACGACCTCTCATTAGCTCTCCCCTCATTCGCGCCCTCTTAACTCTTCTCGCGCTGATTTATCCAGGTTTGGGACGGTTTGCAGAACGCGATCGCGTGGCGGAAATGCTCGCCATTCTTTCCAACAGCACCAACGCCTTTCCCGACGCGATCGATCCGGTGCGGGCGGGTTTACTGGCAGACTACTGCTATCGGTGGGATGGGGAAGCCCCGTGCCTCAATCCCAGCACGACATTTGCTCGATGGGATCGCTTGGGGCATCAAGCAACAACAGCCTACGAAGCCCTTCGCACTTGGATTGAGAGAGAAAAGGTTCTACGGCAAGAAAAAGACTTGGGCGCGATCGCGCTGCTGGATCGCGCGATTGAATATTTTTTCGCCAAAGGCACAACCCTCCCCTTCGAGCAACTCGATCCCCTGCGAGAATTAATAGAAACCGCCCAACATTTTTGGGAAGTCGAACGGCGATTGCGACAAAACGAACCCATGTCTCCCGCAACTCCCAACTCCGTCGGGCAATTTATTCAACTCCTGCGCCAAGGAACCATTACCGCCAATGCTTACCCCTTAGACACCCTCGGCGCGATCGAACCCAACACCGTCACCCTCGCCACCATTTTTCAATACCGCTCCAGCCGCCGTTCCCATCGCTGGCACTTCTGGCTCGACGCTTCCTCCCACCTGTGGCAAATGGGCGGTGCTGCAACCTTGTTTGCCGCCCCCATCTTCCTCAAAAATTGGTTGGGCGAACCCCGAACCCCCGACGATCGAATCCGAGAAGAGCGCGATCGCCTCGGACGCATTTTGCGAGATTTGCTCGGACGCGCCCAAGAGCGAATTTACCTGTGTCACAGCGACTTAGCCGTGAATGGAACAGAACACACCGGGCTGCTCTTACCCTTAGTCTACGCCGCGCGATCGGCAACTCCTTCCCTCGCCAGCACGCCGTAA